In Nicotiana tabacum cultivar K326 chromosome 17, ASM71507v2, whole genome shotgun sequence, one DNA window encodes the following:
- the LOC107818480 gene encoding CASP-like protein 1C2 isoform X2 — MTLANRIIIFLLRLLALGASVAAIVIMVTSHDSAQVLGMTFEAKFANTPTFKYFVGVNILASAYSLIVLFSPTKNLLGRIILISDIIMTLLLDSSISACLAIAQVGKKGNSHAGWLPICGQVPKFCDHVAGSLIAGFAASILYFLLLLCSFHNVLNLYTLKA; from the exons ATGACTTTGGCAAACAGGATCATCATATTTCTGCTTAGGCTTTTAGCCTTGGGGGCTAGTGTTGCAGCCATTGTTATCATGGTCACCAGCCATGACTCTGCTCAAGTCTTGGGCATGACCTTTGAAGCCAAATTTGCTAACACGCCAACGTTCAA GTACTTTGTTGGAGTGAATATACTAGCAAGTGCCTATTCCCTCATAGTTCTTTTTTCCCCTACCAAGAACTTGCTGGGACGCATTATACTCATTTCAGATATC ATTATGACATTGCTGTTGGACTCAAGCATATCAGCATGTTTGGCAATAGCACAAGTGGGGAAAAAGGGGAACAGTCATGCAGGTTGGCTACCAATTTGTGGACAAGTTCCAAAGTTCTGTGACCATGTTGCTGGATCTCTTATTGCTGGATTTGCAGCTTCtattctctattttcttcttcttctttgttcttttcaCAATGTTCTAAATCTTTACACTCTCAAAGCTTAG
- the LOC107818480 gene encoding CASP-like protein 1C2 isoform X1, with product MARVYLYTLIRIIIFLLRLLALGASVAAIVIMVTSHDSAQVLGMTFEAKFANTPTFKYFVGVNILASAYSLIVLFSPTKNLLGRIILISDIIMTLLLDSSISACLAIAQVGKKGNSHAGWLPICGQVPKFCDHVAGSLIAGFAASILYFLLLLCSFHNVLNLYTLKA from the exons ATGGCACGAGTTTATTTGTATACACTCATTAG GATCATCATATTTCTGCTTAGGCTTTTAGCCTTGGGGGCTAGTGTTGCAGCCATTGTTATCATGGTCACCAGCCATGACTCTGCTCAAGTCTTGGGCATGACCTTTGAAGCCAAATTTGCTAACACGCCAACGTTCAA GTACTTTGTTGGAGTGAATATACTAGCAAGTGCCTATTCCCTCATAGTTCTTTTTTCCCCTACCAAGAACTTGCTGGGACGCATTATACTCATTTCAGATATC ATTATGACATTGCTGTTGGACTCAAGCATATCAGCATGTTTGGCAATAGCACAAGTGGGGAAAAAGGGGAACAGTCATGCAGGTTGGCTACCAATTTGTGGACAAGTTCCAAAGTTCTGTGACCATGTTGCTGGATCTCTTATTGCTGGATTTGCAGCTTCtattctctattttcttcttcttctttgttcttttcaCAATGTTCTAAATCTTTACACTCTCAAAGCTTAG
- the LOC107818479 gene encoding putative 2-carboxy-D-arabinitol-1-phosphatase, translating into MSSGTILITPYFSFPSISNSNKFPRPKLHSSSNINYSIRCSTSSPELPVTTTERFRYDTPLTGGAFDFEKATTSLTRKALACPKKVTLVRHGLSSWNEEGRVQGSSNLSILSEKGAMQAERCKMALSDMHFDQCFSSPISRAKTTAEIIWQEKEEPLVFLDSLKEAHLYFLEGMKNEDAKRIYPKEYTTWREDPSNFCVDGVYPLQKLWGRAYEAWEEILLTPGENFLVVTHKSILRALICTALGLGPERFRSVDINNGGLCVFKFNKQGEAMLHSLNMTAHMYTDHIYHY; encoded by the exons ATGAGTTCTGGAACTATTCTTATTACCCCTTATTTCTCTTTCCCTTCCATTTCCAATTCTAATAAATTTCCACGCCCTAAACTTCATTCTAGCTCGAACATAAACTATAGTATTCGCTGCTCAACTTCAAGTCCCGAGTTACCAGTTACTACAACAG AGAGATTTAGGTATGATACTCCTTTGACTGGTGGAGCATTTGATTTTGAAAAAGCCACAACTTCTCTAACTAGAAAAGCATTGGCTTGTCCAAAGAAAGTTACTCTTGTAAGGCATGGTCTCAGCTCTTGGAATGAAGAAGGTAGAGTTCAG GGAAGCTCAAACTTATCTATACTTTCTGAAAAAGGAGCAATGCAAGCAGAAAGGTGCAAGATGGCCTTGTCTGATATGCACTTTGACCAATGTTTCTCTAGTCCAATATCACGCGCCAAG ACGACCGCTGAAATCATATGGCAAGAAAAAGAAGAGCCTCTGGTTTTTCTTGATTCCCTGAAGGAGGCCCATCTGTATTTTCTTGAAGGCATGAAAAATG AGGATGCCAAGCGCATATATCCAAAGGAGTATACAACTTGGAGAGAAGATCCGTCTAATTTTTGCGTAGACGGTGTATACCCTCTTCAGAAACTGTGGGGAAGAGCATATGAAGCATGGGAAGAAATTTTATTGACACCG GGAGAGAACTTTTTGGTTGTGACGCACAAATCTATTTTACGAGCATTGATCTGCACAGCTCTTGGACTAGGGCCAGAAAG GTTTCGTTCCGTGGATATAAATAATGGAGGATTATGTGTattcaaattcaacaaacaaggagAAGCCATGCTTCATTCCCTGAACATGACAGCACATATGTACACAGACCACATCTACCACTACTAA